Proteins from one Bacteroides zhangwenhongii genomic window:
- a CDS encoding SusD/RagB family nutrient-binding outer membrane lipoprotein → MTNMKRIYYLQRIILSVLLLLPLSGCFDSDINRKMYEADDSEMQRENHIVGATLRVMQGLVSPTREHLYQFMDAMVGGAYGGYMEGIVDTWVMKFSTFNPEQGWLKSPFADPITDLYPQYLKMLSVTDDPVALALGKILRVCVMHRVTDIYGPIPYSQMLSNDNLGENLSVPYDSQEQVYTQMLKELEEADKVLEENKDLSSEAFRKLEDLYYGNISKWRKFLHSMQLRIAMRMSYVNPTEAQRIAENAVAAGVIEANEDNAMLHVAENRSELLFNNWSDYRISADMVSVMKGYEDPRLDVMFVKGTNTVEVGGEKQEVNDFYGVRIGIFTEKKDDMINLYSKQIISSTDPYLWMNAAEVTFLRAEGALRGWNMGGEPQALYEKAIALSFDERGAKGADKYVKDAEKKPVKYVDPMGAYSADAVSEITIAWEQGSGKEIFERNLERIITQKWIAIFPLGLEAWAEHRRTGYPRLLPAVENKDPNNSVNVAIGPRRLPYPADEYNSNGANIAKAVQMLGGTDAAGTPLWWDAKDHSVENN, encoded by the coding sequence ATGACGAACATGAAACGAATATATTACCTTCAGAGAATCATTCTTTCGGTGCTCTTGCTGTTACCCTTGTCCGGTTGTTTCGACAGCGATATAAACCGCAAGATGTATGAAGCGGATGATAGTGAAATGCAACGCGAAAATCATATCGTCGGCGCAACGTTGAGAGTGATGCAAGGACTTGTCAGTCCGACGCGCGAGCATTTGTACCAGTTTATGGATGCTATGGTGGGCGGTGCTTACGGAGGCTATATGGAAGGTATCGTAGATACATGGGTAATGAAGTTCTCTACATTCAACCCCGAACAGGGATGGCTGAAATCCCCGTTTGCCGATCCTATTACCGACCTTTATCCCCAATACCTCAAGATGTTGAGCGTGACGGATGATCCGGTAGCTTTGGCTTTGGGTAAAATCTTGCGTGTCTGCGTCATGCACCGTGTGACGGATATTTACGGACCTATCCCTTACTCGCAGATGTTGAGTAATGACAATCTGGGAGAGAACCTGTCCGTTCCATACGATTCGCAGGAACAGGTATATACGCAGATGTTGAAGGAGCTGGAAGAGGCCGATAAAGTGTTGGAAGAGAATAAAGACCTTTCTTCCGAAGCGTTCCGTAAATTGGAGGATCTGTATTACGGTAACATCTCCAAATGGCGCAAATTCCTTCATTCCATGCAGCTTCGCATAGCGATGCGCATGAGTTATGTGAACCCTACGGAGGCGCAGCGTATTGCAGAAAATGCCGTAGCGGCGGGAGTGATCGAAGCGAATGAAGATAATGCCATGCTCCATGTGGCAGAGAACCGTTCCGAACTGTTGTTCAATAATTGGAGTGATTATCGCATCAGTGCCGATATGGTTTCCGTGATGAAGGGATATGAAGATCCCCGCTTGGACGTTATGTTTGTGAAAGGTACCAATACCGTAGAAGTGGGTGGCGAGAAACAGGAAGTGAACGATTTTTATGGTGTGCGTATCGGTATCTTCACCGAGAAGAAAGACGACATGATTAATTTGTATTCCAAACAAATCATCAGCAGTACCGATCCTTACCTCTGGATGAATGCCGCTGAAGTGACTTTCCTTCGTGCCGAAGGTGCGTTGCGCGGTTGGAATATGGGCGGAGAGCCGCAGGCGTTGTATGAGAAAGCCATCGCTCTCTCGTTCGATGAACGCGGGGCTAAAGGAGCCGATAAATATGTGAAGGATGCAGAAAAGAAGCCGGTGAAGTACGTAGATCCGATGGGTGCTTATAGTGCGGATGCAGTGAGCGAGATTACGATTGCTTGGGAACAGGGGTCTGGAAAGGAAATCTTCGAGAGGAATCTGGAACGCATCATTACGCAAAAATGGATTGCCATTTTCCCGTTAGGTTTGGAAGCATGGGCGGAACATCGTCGTACCGGTTATCCGAGGTTGCTTCCTGCCGTAGAGAATAAAGATCCCAACAATAGCGTGAATGTTGCTATCGGTCCCCGTCGCTTGCCTTATCCGGCAGATGAATACAACTCTAACGGTGCTAATATAGCCAAAGCCGTACAGATGTTGGGTGGTACTGACGCTGCGGGTACGCCTCTTTGGTGGGACGCGAAAGACCATTCGGTTGAGAATAACTAA
- a CDS encoding glycoside hydrolase family 18, giving the protein MKYKSIFNVCLLTAFLLTATTSCDDWTEMEIHETDVNGAKEQNPEQYAVYTQNLRAYKATKHAVVYARLDNAPDKATSEKFFLRSLPDSIDIVSMRNADRLTDFDREDMAMVRADYGTRVLYYVDCTLGDKLNAAIASAVEAVRAGTFDGVTLASSAAVDAATLKSLTDALGQTPCLLVFEGTPSLLPEAQRSLFSYFVLDISEAADDYDIETEVLLATGYGKTAPGHLLLAVTPEGSLTDYNGVTRSAIAGAAHSALHMETPLGGIAIYNISDDYYDADIIYKQTRGGIQFLNPASVH; this is encoded by the coding sequence ATGAAATATAAATCAATATTCAATGTATGTCTGCTGACCGCTTTCCTGTTGACTGCGACCACTTCCTGTGACGATTGGACGGAAATGGAAATTCATGAGACGGATGTCAACGGAGCAAAGGAGCAGAACCCGGAACAATATGCCGTTTATACGCAGAACCTTCGGGCTTATAAGGCAACGAAGCATGCTGTGGTTTATGCCCGGCTTGACAATGCTCCGGACAAGGCTACCAGTGAAAAGTTTTTTCTCCGTTCCTTGCCGGACAGTATTGATATCGTATCCATGCGTAATGCCGACCGACTGACTGATTTTGACCGGGAAGACATGGCAATGGTACGTGCCGATTACGGAACGAGAGTGCTTTATTATGTGGATTGCACGCTGGGAGACAAACTGAATGCCGCCATCGCTTCCGCTGTTGAAGCCGTGCGGGCAGGAACATTTGACGGAGTCACGCTTGCTTCTTCTGCTGCGGTAGATGCGGCAACGTTGAAATCGCTGACTGACGCACTGGGACAAACACCGTGCTTGCTTGTCTTCGAGGGAACTCCTTCCCTGTTGCCGGAAGCGCAACGTAGCCTTTTCAGCTATTTCGTACTTGATATTTCCGAAGCAGCCGATGACTACGACATAGAAACGGAAGTTCTTTTGGCTACCGGATATGGCAAAACTGCTCCCGGACATCTGCTGTTGGCTGTCACTCCCGAAGGCTCGTTGACTGATTATAATGGAGTGACCCGTTCTGCCATTGCAGGAGCTGCTCACAGTGCTCTCCATATGGAGACACCGTTGGGAGGCATTGCCATTTACAATATTTCGGACGATTATTACGATGCTGATATTATTTATAAACAGACTCGTGGAGGCATTCAATTTTTGAATCCCGCTTCGGTTCATTAA
- a CDS encoding FecR family protein, with the protein MKNYIRDVIDRYIKHDYPAEVDRDFRVWLIDEERADEKDSELSQLWEATESATTPNYQHSLERMRELTGIKTRQKVHTLHTRLVIWKIAAALLIAVSAGSIYLALQNRQAPDLLQAYIPTTEMQNITLSDGTQVMINSESTLLYPQQFTGDSRCVYLVGEANFKVRRDEAHPFIVKSADFQVTALGTEFNVSAYPEEEEVTATLISGKVLVEYNGLKEQEILKPNEQLAYNKHTRLGSVTYPDMQDVTAWQRGEIVFRSMTMEEIFPRLERKYPYTFVYSFHSLKSDRFNLTFGQNASIEEVMDIIARVTGNLDYKIVGDKCYLTVRHK; encoded by the coding sequence ATGAAGAATTATATTCGTGACGTTATAGACCGTTATATCAAGCATGACTATCCGGCGGAAGTTGACCGGGATTTTCGTGTATGGCTTATCGATGAAGAACGTGCCGATGAAAAGGATTCCGAATTGAGTCAGCTTTGGGAAGCTACCGAATCCGCAACTACTCCCAATTATCAACATTCGTTGGAGAGGATGAGAGAACTCACCGGAATAAAGACGAGACAAAAAGTACATACCTTACATACGCGGCTGGTTATCTGGAAGATTGCAGCGGCTTTGCTGATTGCCGTATCCGCTGGCTCTATTTATCTGGCTTTACAGAACAGACAGGCGCCGGACTTGTTGCAGGCTTATATACCTACTACCGAGATGCAGAATATTACTTTATCGGATGGCACGCAAGTGATGATCAATTCAGAAAGTACCTTGCTTTATCCTCAACAGTTTACGGGAGACAGTCGTTGTGTCTATCTGGTGGGAGAAGCCAACTTCAAGGTGAGACGTGACGAGGCACATCCGTTTATCGTAAAGTCGGCAGATTTCCAAGTCACGGCATTGGGAACGGAATTTAATGTGTCGGCTTATCCCGAAGAGGAAGAGGTAACGGCAACGTTGATTTCGGGAAAAGTTCTGGTAGAGTACAATGGATTGAAAGAGCAAGAGATACTGAAACCCAACGAACAGTTGGCTTATAATAAACACACCCGTTTGGGTAGTGTGACTTATCCGGATATGCAGGATGTCACAGCCTGGCAACGCGGTGAGATTGTTTTTCGCAGTATGACGATGGAAGAGATCTTCCCCCGTCTCGAACGCAAATATCCTTATACATTCGTGTATAGCTTTCACAGCCTGAAAAGTGACCGTTTTAACCTGACTTTCGGGCAGAACGCTTCCATAGAAGAAGTGATGGATATTATTGCCCGTGTGACGGGTAATCTGGATTATAAGATAGTGGGCGACAAATGTTATCTGACGGTGCGTCATAAATAA
- a CDS encoding RNA polymerase sigma-70 factor translates to MSEKVEDLDVRFERFYAANYPRVKNFAKLLTKSEEDAEDIAQNIFLKLWTRPELWQEQETMTSYLYTVTRNEIFNLFKHQKVEQEYEDKIMKAQLIGDLCDEDTSLLENLYYKEVLLLVKMALDQLPPKRRQIFEMSRFEGLSHKEIAEKLQIPLRTVEDHIYKTLTELRKVLMFVILFRFFP, encoded by the coding sequence ATGAGTGAAAAAGTAGAAGACTTGGATGTTCGTTTTGAACGGTTTTACGCGGCTAACTACCCTCGTGTCAAGAACTTTGCGAAGTTGTTGACCAAATCGGAGGAAGATGCGGAAGACATCGCTCAGAATATATTTCTTAAGTTGTGGACACGTCCTGAACTTTGGCAGGAGCAAGAAACCATGACGAGCTATCTTTATACCGTTACCCGAAATGAAATCTTCAACCTTTTCAAACATCAGAAAGTGGAACAGGAATACGAAGATAAGATAATGAAAGCGCAACTAATAGGTGATTTGTGTGATGAAGATACTTCATTGCTCGAAAATCTCTATTATAAAGAAGTGCTCCTCCTCGTCAAGATGGCACTCGACCAATTGCCTCCCAAACGCAGGCAAATATTTGAGATGAGCCGGTTTGAAGGTTTGTCTCACAAAGAAATAGCGGAGAAACTGCAAATCCCTCTGCGCACAGTAGAAGACCACATCTACAAAACATTGACCGAACTTCGTAAAGTGTTAATGTTTGTTATTCTCTTCCGGTTCTTTCCGTAG
- a CDS encoding TonB-dependent receptor — translation MQQIYEFIANKQTISRVFMLFLCCLLLSIPTFAQNSSARITIHKKNISVIEALKEVEKQTKLSVGYNESQLKNKASISLALEKATLENSLTEILKGTGYTYQLKGKYVIIVPQEKKEVEQVSAKRITGQVLDEQGEPLIGVNVLVEGTSIGAITDMDGNFSLEAPVGSTLSISYVGYTPKTLKVGGANKYSVQLASDTKLLNEVVVTALGIKREQKALSYNVQQVKSDELTQIKDANFVNSLNGKVAGVTINTSSSGVGGASRVVMRGTKSIEQSSNALYVIDGIPMYNFGGGGDTEFGSKGATEAIADINPEDIESISVLTGAAAAAMYGSNAANGAIVITTKKGHVGKLQVGVSSGIEWLKPFKMPDFQGRYGTGSNGKAGNSSIYSWGPKLNAAAQTGYEPSDFFDTGAVYSNSVTLSTGTDKNQTFFSVATVNSAGMVPNNRYNRYNFTFRNTTSFLNDKMKLDVSASYILQNDRNMTNQGQYSNPLVSAYLFPRGDDFSVIKNFERWDEARKISVQFWPQGEGDLRMQNPYWIAYRNLRLNNKKRYMASAGLSYQILDWLNVAGRVRIDNTHSEYEGKLYASTSTTLTDGSTQGHYTVNNGQNSQTYADVLININKRIQDFTIVANIGASYSGITSKELGYAGPIRETGIPNLFNVYDLDNAKKRATQTGWREATESIFASAEIGWKSMLYLTLTGRNDWASQLTHSPQASFFYPSVGLSVVISEMVKMPEWVDYLKVRGSFSSVGNPYPRFLTYPTYSYDATNMDWKSQKNFPIGKLYPERTDSWEIGLDATLFKDFKLSGSFYYANTYNQTFDPELPVSARYDKLYVQTGYVRNYGFEAMLAYNHRWGNFGWDTSFTYSTNKNEIVELVRNYVHPETGVIYNVDKLELKTNEGRGFGKAKFILKEGGTLGDLYTHADLKRDINGNVLIDDDGNVTAVDNAGDIKLGSVLPKANLAWNNSFTYKGINAGFLVTARLGGIVYSATQAYLDLYGVSETSAAARDAGGAWVNGRSQVNPQSFYSVVASQSGLPTYYTYSATNVRLQEAHIGYTIPRRWLGNVCDINVSLVGRNLWMIYCKAPFDPEAVATTNNYYQGIDYFMMPSTRNIGFNVKINF, via the coding sequence ATGCAGCAAATTTATGAATTTATAGCCAATAAGCAGACAATCAGCCGAGTATTTATGCTTTTTTTGTGCTGTCTGCTCCTTTCTATCCCCACTTTTGCTCAAAACAGCAGTGCCCGGATTACGATCCATAAGAAAAACATATCGGTCATTGAGGCGCTAAAAGAAGTGGAAAAGCAGACGAAACTTTCTGTCGGCTACAACGAATCGCAGTTGAAAAACAAAGCCTCCATCAGTCTGGCTCTGGAAAAAGCGACATTGGAGAACTCTCTCACCGAAATCCTGAAAGGAACAGGATATACTTATCAGTTGAAAGGCAAATATGTCATCATTGTTCCGCAAGAAAAGAAAGAAGTGGAGCAAGTGTCTGCCAAACGTATCACAGGGCAGGTGCTGGATGAACAGGGAGAACCGCTCATCGGTGTGAATGTGCTGGTGGAAGGAACGAGCATAGGAGCTATCACCGATATGGACGGAAACTTCTCGCTGGAAGCTCCGGTAGGCAGTACGTTGAGTATTTCTTACGTAGGCTATACTCCGAAGACATTGAAAGTGGGTGGAGCGAACAAGTACAGCGTGCAACTCGCTTCGGATACGAAACTATTGAATGAAGTCGTAGTGACAGCATTGGGTATCAAGCGTGAGCAAAAGGCATTGAGTTACAATGTGCAGCAGGTGAAATCCGACGAACTGACTCAAATTAAAGACGCCAACTTTGTAAACAGCCTGAATGGTAAAGTAGCGGGTGTTACTATCAATACCAGTTCTTCCGGTGTGGGAGGAGCAAGCAGGGTAGTGATGCGTGGTACAAAGTCCATCGAGCAGAGCAGCAATGCTTTGTATGTCATCGACGGTATTCCAATGTACAATTTCGGTGGCGGAGGCGATACGGAATTTGGTTCAAAAGGAGCTACCGAAGCCATTGCCGACATCAACCCCGAAGACATCGAAAGTATCTCCGTACTGACGGGAGCTGCCGCAGCTGCCATGTATGGTAGTAATGCCGCCAATGGAGCGATTGTGATTACCACTAAAAAGGGACACGTAGGGAAATTGCAGGTCGGTGTCTCTAGTGGCATTGAATGGTTGAAACCTTTCAAAATGCCGGATTTTCAAGGACGCTACGGAACCGGAAGCAACGGCAAAGCTGGTAATTCAAGCATTTATAGCTGGGGGCCGAAGTTGAATGCAGCCGCACAGACCGGATATGAACCGAGCGATTTCTTCGATACCGGCGCGGTGTATTCCAATTCTGTGACTTTATCTACGGGAACGGACAAGAATCAGACATTCTTTTCGGTAGCTACTGTCAATTCAGCAGGTATGGTACCCAACAATAGGTATAATCGGTATAACTTTACTTTCCGCAATACGACAAGTTTCCTGAATGATAAAATGAAACTGGATGTCAGTGCCAGCTACATCCTTCAGAACGACCGGAATATGACCAATCAGGGACAGTATTCCAATCCGTTGGTTTCTGCCTATCTTTTTCCTCGTGGAGATGATTTCTCTGTAATCAAGAACTTCGAGCGTTGGGATGAGGCGCGCAAAATCAGTGTACAGTTCTGGCCGCAGGGTGAGGGGGATTTGCGTATGCAGAACCCTTATTGGATAGCTTACCGCAATCTTCGTCTCAATAATAAGAAGCGTTATATGGCTTCGGCAGGTTTGAGTTATCAGATTCTGGACTGGTTGAATGTGGCAGGCCGTGTCCGCATCGACAATACCCACAGCGAATATGAAGGCAAGCTGTATGCAAGCACTAGTACGACACTGACCGATGGTAGCACGCAAGGGCATTACACCGTGAACAACGGACAAAACTCGCAGACATACGCCGATGTATTGATAAATATCAACAAACGTATTCAGGACTTTACGATTGTTGCCAATATCGGAGCCAGTTATAGCGGTATCACCAGCAAAGAATTGGGATATGCAGGCCCGATACGTGAAACAGGAATTCCCAATCTTTTCAATGTATACGATTTGGATAATGCCAAGAAACGTGCCACACAGACCGGTTGGCGTGAAGCGACGGAATCTATCTTTGCCAGTGCGGAGATTGGTTGGAAGAGTATGCTTTACCTCACTTTGACGGGACGTAACGACTGGGCTTCGCAGTTGACACATTCTCCGCAGGCTTCCTTCTTCTATCCGTCGGTCGGCTTGTCGGTCGTCATTTCGGAGATGGTAAAAATGCCGGAATGGGTGGATTATCTGAAAGTGCGCGGTTCGTTCAGTTCCGTAGGTAATCCCTATCCCCGTTTCCTAACTTATCCTACCTACTCGTATGATGCGACTAACATGGACTGGAAATCTCAAAAGAACTTCCCTATCGGCAAACTGTATCCTGAACGTACTGATTCTTGGGAAATCGGTCTGGACGCTACGCTTTTCAAAGATTTCAAGTTGAGCGGTTCGTTCTATTATGCCAATACGTACAACCAGACGTTCGATCCCGAACTTCCCGTATCCGCGCGTTACGACAAACTCTATGTGCAGACCGGATATGTACGTAACTACGGTTTTGAAGCCATGTTGGCTTATAATCATCGTTGGGGAAATTTTGGTTGGGATACCAGCTTTACTTATTCTACCAATAAGAATGAGATCGTAGAATTGGTGCGCAATTATGTGCATCCGGAAACCGGAGTCATCTATAACGTTGACAAGCTGGAATTGAAAACCAATGAAGGACGTGGTTTCGGTAAAGCGAAGTTTATTTTGAAAGAAGGCGGCACGCTGGGTGATCTTTATACACATGCCGACTTGAAACGTGACATTAACGGCAATGTGCTGATTGATGATGACGGCAATGTGACGGCTGTTGATAACGCAGGTGACATCAAGTTGGGAAGTGTACTTCCGAAGGCCAATCTTGCCTGGAACAATAGCTTCACTTATAAGGGAATCAATGCCGGATTCTTGGTTACCGCTCGTTTGGGAGGTATCGTTTACTCCGCTACCCAAGCTTATCTCGATCTGTACGGAGTGTCCGAGACATCGGCTGCCGCACGTGATGCCGGAGGCGCATGGGTAAATGGCCGTAGTCAGGTGAACCCGCAGAGTTTCTATTCCGTAGTGGCTTCGCAGAGCGGACTTCCTACCTATTATACGTACAGCGCGACGAACGTACGCCTGCAAGAAGCGCATATAGGCTATACCATTCCCCGTCGTTGGCTGGGCAATGTATGCGACATTAACGTTTCCCTTGTGGGACGTAATCTGTGGATGATCTATTGCAAGGCTCCTTTCGATCCGGAAGCAGTGGCTACTACCAACAACTATTATCAGGGAATCGACTATTTCATGATGCCGAGCACCCGGAACATAGGATTCAACGTTAAGATTAACTTCTAA